A stretch of the Notamacropus eugenii isolate mMacEug1 chromosome 2, mMacEug1.pri_v2, whole genome shotgun sequence genome encodes the following:
- the TSGA10IP gene encoding testis-specific protein 10-interacting protein isoform X2 — MGQKNTLLRTHQQSILAASVVKPNQDARVRVPSASSEKGTATGLLGLLSGVPLAHQSAFGSGDGVLIQGRPRARSAGNTRKKDASNKGKKRNEPSEAEDLIPPPPRKPSFPFQWAWESFLVDGRSLPLPSSNSSHQTQQPQGAPQKAQRAKTSALPPARAPQKSRLKAMPPSAQPANFPLYWKMEARSQDMKRQLKTWLHSELDSQESQDSQDYQDGQELEGSREDERGQLRKWKALHLAGFALLRGFQRKSAKSKDPEKLLDMEILQKHLQEDELYNSQWPIQDTTHPQGEKVQAWEDVKPFLTTGGTTRTFQMRREATRTLMLDWELHKREALAREGQRRAQELRVQKQVARCLAAYEHSKGSGATHRRLDELRRQEKQRLAEYQAELQGIHHRVQSRPFLFQQAMQANARLSVNRRFSQVLSALGLDEEQVLAEALKDEIEEIPFKHRSSKTRKLSRIRVEQPLWGME; from the exons ATGGGGCAGAAGAATACTTTGCTAAGAACCCATCAACAGTCAATTCTGGCTGCCTCTGTGGTGAAACCTAACCAGGATGCCCGAGTCCGGGTCCCTTCAGCCTCATCTGAAAAGGGAACAGCCACTGGACTGCTGGGACTCCTTTCTGGGGTGCCTTTGGCCCACCAA AGTGCTTTTGGGAGTGGAGATGGGGTGCTGATCCAAGGCCGACCTCGGGCCCGGAGTGCTGGGAATACCAGAAAGAAAGACGCATCTAACAAAGGCAAGAAGAGGAATGAGCCCTCTGAGGCTGAAGA ccTCATCCCACCACCTCCTCGGAAGCCCTCCTTCCCGTTCCAGTGGGCCTGGGAGAGCTTCTTGGTGGATGGCCGGAGCCTGCCCCTGCCTTCCTCCAATTCTTCCCACCAGACCCAACAACCTCAGGGGGCCCCCCAGAAGGCCCAGAGGGCCAAGACCTCAGCCTTGCCCCCTGCCAGGGCTCCCCAGAAATCCCGGTTGAAGGCCATGCCCCCATCTGCCCAGCCGGCCAACTTCCCACTCTACTGGAAGATGGAGGCCCGAAGTCAGGACATGAAGAGGCAGTTGAAAACCTGGCTTCACTCTGAGCTGGACAGCCAAGAGAGCCAGGACAGCCAGGATTATCAGGATGGCCAGGAGCTGGAAGG GAGCAGAGAAGATGAGAGAGGCCAGCTGAGGAAGTGGAAAGCCCTCCATCTGGCTGGTTTCGCCCTCCTCAGAGGATTCCAGAGGAAGTCGGCAAAGTCCAAGGACCCAGAGAAGCTCTTAGATATGGAAATTCTGCAGAAACACTTACAGGAAGATGAACTCTACA ACTCCCAGTGGCCAATTCAGGATACCACCCATCCTCAAGGCGAGAAGGTACAGGCCTGGGAGGATGTCAAGCCCTTCCTGACAACTGGTGGCACCACCAGAACCTTCCAGATGCGACGAGAGGCCACCAG GACCTTGATGCTGGACTGGGAACTCCACAAGCGAGAGGCACTGGCCAGGGAAGGGCAGCGCCGGGCTCAGGAGCTGCGGGTCCAGAAGCAGGTGGCTCGGTGCCTGGCAGCCTATGAGCATTCCAAGGGATCTGGGGCCACCCATCGCAGGCTTGATGAGCTCAG GCGGCAGGAGAAGCAGCGGTTGGCAGAGTACCAGGCTGAGCTTCAGGGCATCCATCACAGGGTGCAGAGCCGCCCCTTCCTCTTCCAGCAGGCCATGCAG GCCAATGCACGGCTCTCTGTGAACAGACGCTTTTCCCAGGTGCTGTCGGCCCTGGGTTTGGATGAGGAGCAGGTATTGGCTGAAGCATTGAAGGATGAGATTGAGGAAATCCCCTTTAAACACAG gTCCTCAAAGACCAGGAAGCTGTCCAGGATCCGAGTGGAGCAGCCTTTGTGGGGCATGGAGTGA
- the TSGA10IP gene encoding testis-specific protein 10-interacting protein isoform X1, protein MGQKNTLLRTHQQSILAASVVKPNQDARVRVPSASSEKGTATGLLGLLSGVPLAHQSAFGSGDGVLIQGRPRARSAGNTRKKDASNKGKKRNEPSEAEDLIPPPPRKPSFPFQWAWESFLVDGRSLPLPSSNSSHQTQQPQGAPQKAQRAKTSALPPARAPQKSRLKAMPPSAQPANFPLYWKMEARSQDMKRQLKTWLHSELDSQESQDSQDYQDGQELEGQEQDGREEEWPEGRRELTTWPSFLSSKERSREDERGQLRKWKALHLAGFALLRGFQRKSAKSKDPEKLLDMEILQKHLQEDELYNSQWPIQDTTHPQGEKVQAWEDVKPFLTTGGTTRTFQMRREATRTLMLDWELHKREALAREGQRRAQELRVQKQVARCLAAYEHSKGSGATHRRLDELRRQEKQRLAEYQAELQGIHHRVQSRPFLFQQAMQANARLSVNRRFSQVLSALGLDEEQVLAEALKDEIEEIPFKHRSSKTRKLSRIRVEQPLWGME, encoded by the exons ATGGGGCAGAAGAATACTTTGCTAAGAACCCATCAACAGTCAATTCTGGCTGCCTCTGTGGTGAAACCTAACCAGGATGCCCGAGTCCGGGTCCCTTCAGCCTCATCTGAAAAGGGAACAGCCACTGGACTGCTGGGACTCCTTTCTGGGGTGCCTTTGGCCCACCAA AGTGCTTTTGGGAGTGGAGATGGGGTGCTGATCCAAGGCCGACCTCGGGCCCGGAGTGCTGGGAATACCAGAAAGAAAGACGCATCTAACAAAGGCAAGAAGAGGAATGAGCCCTCTGAGGCTGAAGA ccTCATCCCACCACCTCCTCGGAAGCCCTCCTTCCCGTTCCAGTGGGCCTGGGAGAGCTTCTTGGTGGATGGCCGGAGCCTGCCCCTGCCTTCCTCCAATTCTTCCCACCAGACCCAACAACCTCAGGGGGCCCCCCAGAAGGCCCAGAGGGCCAAGACCTCAGCCTTGCCCCCTGCCAGGGCTCCCCAGAAATCCCGGTTGAAGGCCATGCCCCCATCTGCCCAGCCGGCCAACTTCCCACTCTACTGGAAGATGGAGGCCCGAAGTCAGGACATGAAGAGGCAGTTGAAAACCTGGCTTCACTCTGAGCTGGACAGCCAAGAGAGCCAGGACAGCCAGGATTATCAGGATGGCCAGGAGCTGGAAGGGCAAGAACAGGATGGCAGGGAGGAGGAGTGGCCTGAGGGCAGGAGGGAACTCACCACCTGGCCCTCTTTTCTGTCTTCCAAGGAAAG GAGCAGAGAAGATGAGAGAGGCCAGCTGAGGAAGTGGAAAGCCCTCCATCTGGCTGGTTTCGCCCTCCTCAGAGGATTCCAGAGGAAGTCGGCAAAGTCCAAGGACCCAGAGAAGCTCTTAGATATGGAAATTCTGCAGAAACACTTACAGGAAGATGAACTCTACA ACTCCCAGTGGCCAATTCAGGATACCACCCATCCTCAAGGCGAGAAGGTACAGGCCTGGGAGGATGTCAAGCCCTTCCTGACAACTGGTGGCACCACCAGAACCTTCCAGATGCGACGAGAGGCCACCAG GACCTTGATGCTGGACTGGGAACTCCACAAGCGAGAGGCACTGGCCAGGGAAGGGCAGCGCCGGGCTCAGGAGCTGCGGGTCCAGAAGCAGGTGGCTCGGTGCCTGGCAGCCTATGAGCATTCCAAGGGATCTGGGGCCACCCATCGCAGGCTTGATGAGCTCAG GCGGCAGGAGAAGCAGCGGTTGGCAGAGTACCAGGCTGAGCTTCAGGGCATCCATCACAGGGTGCAGAGCCGCCCCTTCCTCTTCCAGCAGGCCATGCAG GCCAATGCACGGCTCTCTGTGAACAGACGCTTTTCCCAGGTGCTGTCGGCCCTGGGTTTGGATGAGGAGCAGGTATTGGCTGAAGCATTGAAGGATGAGATTGAGGAAATCCCCTTTAAACACAG gTCCTCAAAGACCAGGAAGCTGTCCAGGATCCGAGTGGAGCAGCCTTTGTGGGGCATGGAGTGA